In Nitrobacteraceae bacterium AZCC 1564, the following proteins share a genomic window:
- a CDS encoding branched-chain amino acid transport system ATP-binding protein (product_source=KO:K01996; cath_funfam=3.40.50.300; cog=COG0410; ko=KO:K01996; pfam=PF00005; smart=SM00382; superfamily=52540) translates to MALLEIKDLVVRYGEIEALRSVSLKVEEGQVVTLLGSNGAGKSTTLRAISGLTKPSAGEILFDGKSVVGLGPEQIVRLGISHVPEGRRVFPGLTVKENIMLGASNRKVGAAALSREADAMFDLFPDIRAFSDKLGWTLSGGQLQMVAVARGLMAKPRLLLLDEPSLGLAPVIVQAVFRIIAEIRRNTTVLLVEQNARMGLSVADYGYVLETGRLALGGKPDELWGNEAIRAAYLGGHTKANV, encoded by the coding sequence ATGGCCCTGCTTGAGATCAAGGACCTTGTCGTCCGTTACGGCGAAATCGAAGCGCTGCGCAGCGTCTCATTGAAGGTGGAAGAGGGGCAGGTGGTGACGCTCCTCGGCTCCAACGGAGCCGGCAAATCCACCACGCTGCGCGCGATTTCGGGGCTCACGAAGCCAAGCGCTGGTGAAATCCTGTTCGATGGCAAATCGGTCGTGGGACTTGGGCCGGAGCAGATTGTCCGGCTTGGGATTTCTCATGTGCCGGAGGGCAGGCGCGTCTTTCCCGGCTTGACTGTCAAAGAAAACATCATGCTCGGCGCATCGAACCGCAAGGTCGGAGCGGCTGCACTGTCGCGCGAGGCCGATGCGATGTTCGACCTGTTTCCGGACATCCGGGCCTTTTCGGACAAGCTGGGCTGGACGCTGTCCGGCGGGCAATTGCAGATGGTGGCGGTGGCGCGCGGTCTGATGGCCAAGCCGCGCCTGCTGCTGCTGGACGAACCTTCCCTAGGGCTTGCCCCGGTCATCGTGCAGGCGGTGTTTCGGATCATTGCCGAGATCCGCCGCAACACAACAGTTTTACTTGTTGAACAAAATGCGCGAATGGGATTGTCCGTCGCCGATTATGGGTATGTCCTGGAAACCGGTCGTCTCGCTCTCGGCGGAAAGCCCGACGAGCTGTGGGGTAACGAAGCAATCAGAGCCGCTTATCTAGGCGGCCATACGAAGGCAAACGTCTAG
- a CDS encoding branched-chain amino acid transport system permease protein (product_source=KO:K01998; cath_funfam=3.40.50.300; cog=COG0411,COG4177; ko=KO:K01998; pfam=PF00005,PF02653; smart=SM00382; superfamily=52540; transmembrane_helix_parts=Inside_1_19,TMhelix_20_39,Outside_40_48,TMhelix_49_71,Inside_72_77,TMhelix_78_95,Outside_96_99,TMhelix_100_122,Inside_123_128,TMhelix_129_151,Outside_152_165,TMhelix_166_188,Inside_189_222,TMhelix_223_245,Outside_246_259,TMhelix_260_282,Inside_283_288,TMhelix_289_311,Outside_312_592), with product MTVPSENVSVSAPARSTPSLLRHAPYFVVAAIAVVVAATMNFDGYVLNILMQATTFAVAVFGLTVVLGLCGQINLAQAAFFGLGAYIVGLGTADYQLNFWLCLIAGALLALAAGAFLGMSTLKLGGHYLAMVTISFQQIVTLVMINAIWLTRGPDGISRIGRPALFPTQQSFLAFCVAALAVIGYIIWQLPDTRMGRAMRAVRDNELAAGVAGIDIFRTKVAAFAICALLGGVGGGLFAGGFSYVSPDQFSFAESIVFLTMALLGGVASPIGAVIGTGLLILIPEWLRFLKNVPGLYLAIYGLFVILIIRFMPDGIWGFVQDIAAKWRAKVASPPAGPALKLTPATTGGDMVLEVTGLSKHFGGLKAVDKVDLSVRRGGVHALIGPNGSGKTTTLNMLSGLYKVTSGKIVLDGTDITNMPPHQRTEAGLGRTFQNIRLFRSMTALENVVIGAERPGNTLIGKGGQDELTQRAVSALSFVGLGARANELVSSFSYGHQRLIEIARALAGNPTLLLLDEPAAGLNSTEKVELHDLLKRIAAQGLTILIIDHDMTLVREAAQHITVLNFGRRIADGESLAVLQQPDVISAYLGTE from the coding sequence ATGACTGTACCGAGCGAAAACGTATCCGTAAGCGCTCCCGCGCGCTCGACGCCGTCGCTGTTGCGGCATGCGCCTTATTTCGTTGTCGCTGCGATTGCCGTTGTGGTTGCAGCGACAATGAATTTCGATGGTTATGTTCTGAATATCCTGATGCAGGCTACGACATTTGCCGTCGCGGTGTTCGGGTTAACGGTCGTGCTGGGATTGTGCGGACAGATCAACCTTGCACAGGCGGCCTTCTTTGGATTGGGCGCGTATATCGTCGGTCTCGGCACCGCCGATTATCAGCTCAATTTCTGGCTTTGCCTCATTGCGGGCGCGCTCCTAGCGCTCGCAGCGGGCGCATTCCTTGGCATGAGCACGCTCAAATTGGGCGGCCACTATCTCGCGATGGTCACGATCTCGTTCCAGCAGATCGTGACGCTCGTGATGATCAATGCGATCTGGCTCACACGCGGCCCCGATGGCATCTCAAGAATTGGGCGACCGGCGCTGTTTCCAACCCAGCAATCATTCCTTGCCTTCTGCGTCGCGGCACTTGCGGTGATCGGATACATCATCTGGCAGTTGCCTGACACGCGGATGGGCCGGGCGATGCGCGCGGTGCGGGACAATGAACTTGCTGCAGGCGTCGCTGGCATCGACATTTTTCGGACCAAGGTCGCAGCCTTTGCGATTTGTGCTCTGCTGGGTGGCGTCGGCGGCGGACTGTTTGCGGGCGGTTTCTCTTATGTCAGTCCCGACCAGTTCTCATTCGCGGAATCCATCGTCTTCCTCACGATGGCGCTTCTTGGCGGCGTCGCGTCGCCGATAGGCGCGGTCATCGGCACGGGCCTGCTCATTCTCATTCCAGAATGGCTGCGCTTTCTCAAAAACGTCCCGGGGCTTTATCTCGCCATCTACGGTCTGTTTGTCATCCTGATCATTCGGTTCATGCCGGACGGCATCTGGGGCTTTGTCCAGGACATCGCCGCCAAGTGGCGGGCGAAGGTCGCATCTCCTCCAGCGGGGCCGGCGCTGAAGCTTACGCCTGCCACGACCGGGGGCGATATGGTCCTCGAGGTGACCGGGTTATCCAAGCACTTCGGTGGTCTGAAAGCTGTCGACAAGGTCGATCTGTCTGTCCGCCGCGGCGGCGTTCATGCGTTGATCGGTCCGAACGGGTCGGGCAAAACCACAACGCTGAACATGTTGTCCGGCCTCTACAAGGTCACGTCCGGCAAGATCGTGCTGGATGGCACGGACATCACGAACATGCCGCCCCATCAACGCACGGAGGCGGGATTGGGACGTACGTTCCAGAACATCCGTCTGTTTCGATCGATGACGGCGCTTGAAAACGTTGTGATTGGTGCCGAGCGGCCTGGCAATACGTTGATCGGCAAGGGTGGCCAAGACGAGCTGACTCAACGAGCCGTGTCGGCCCTGTCGTTCGTCGGGCTGGGAGCACGTGCGAATGAGCTTGTTTCCAGCTTCTCGTATGGCCATCAGCGTCTGATCGAAATCGCCCGCGCGCTCGCCGGAAATCCGACGCTTCTGCTGCTGGACGAACCGGCGGCAGGTTTGAACTCCACTGAGAAGGTCGAGCTGCATGACCTTCTGAAGCGCATCGCTGCGCAGGGGCTCACCATTCTGATCATCGATCATGACATGACGCTGGTGCGTGAGGCGGCTCAGCACATCACTGTTCTCAACTTTGGCCGCCGCATTGCGGACGGTGAATCACTGGCGGTGCTGCAGCAGCCCGACGTCATCTCAGCCTATCTCGGGACGGAGTGA
- a CDS encoding branched-chain amino acid transport system permease protein (product_source=KO:K01997; cath_funfam=1.10.3470.10; cog=COG0559; ko=KO:K01997; pfam=PF02653; superfamily=81345; transmembrane_helix_parts=Inside_1_6,TMhelix_7_29,Outside_30_60,TMhelix_61_83,Inside_84_94,TMhelix_95_117,Outside_118_136,TMhelix_137_159,Inside_160_179,TMhelix_180_213,Outside_214_227,TMhelix_228_250,Inside_251_254,TMhelix_255_277,Outside_278_291): protein MDQILQLLFTGIGIGSVYALVALGFVLIFRATNVVNFAQGEFSMVAAYLMVVFSFDLGWPYWLSFLIALAGMALLGVIFNLGVYYPLRHRTYLPVIIATIGASILLANSVLAIYGPAPQVLEGWFSTPGIQLGPVYLDSQYLLIIAVTLALVVFNFWFFEHTMIGKKLQATSQDKEMASLLGISVSTMIMITFIYSAVLGGLAGILVAPILFVSIQMGSTIALKAFAATIIGGFGDVTGAIIGGLALGIIETFGAAYISVPYKDAFAFMVLILFLVFRPQGIFGERVAEKA from the coding sequence ATGGATCAGATCCTTCAGTTGCTCTTTACGGGCATCGGCATTGGTTCGGTGTATGCGCTGGTGGCGCTCGGCTTTGTGCTGATCTTCCGTGCAACCAACGTCGTGAACTTCGCGCAGGGCGAATTCTCGATGGTCGCCGCCTATCTCATGGTTGTGTTCTCGTTCGACCTGGGATGGCCATACTGGCTGTCGTTTTTGATTGCGCTTGCCGGCATGGCTTTGCTCGGCGTGATCTTCAATCTCGGCGTTTATTATCCGCTGCGTCATCGAACGTACTTACCAGTCATCATCGCGACCATCGGCGCGTCGATCTTGCTCGCGAATTCCGTGCTGGCGATCTATGGGCCCGCGCCGCAGGTGCTGGAAGGGTGGTTCTCAACACCTGGCATCCAGCTTGGCCCGGTCTATCTCGATAGCCAGTATCTGCTGATCATCGCGGTCACTCTCGCGCTCGTGGTGTTCAATTTCTGGTTCTTCGAACACACGATGATCGGAAAGAAGCTGCAGGCCACATCCCAGGACAAGGAAATGGCCTCGCTGCTTGGCATTTCCGTGTCGACGATGATCATGATCACCTTCATCTATTCTGCAGTGCTTGGCGGCCTCGCGGGCATCCTCGTTGCGCCGATTCTCTTTGTCTCCATCCAGATGGGCTCGACGATTGCGCTGAAAGCATTCGCGGCCACCATCATCGGCGGATTTGGTGATGTCACCGGTGCGATCATCGGTGGCCTTGCACTCGGCATCATTGAGACGTTCGGCGCAGCTTACATCTCTGTGCCGTACAAGGATGCATTCGCGTTCATGGTGCTCATCCTGTTCCTGGTATTTCGTCCGCAAGGCATCTTCGGCGAACGCGTCGCGGAGAAAGCATGA
- a CDS encoding branched-chain amino acid transport system substrate-binding protein (product_source=KO:K01999; cath_funfam=3.40.50.2300; cleavage_site_network=SignalP-noTM; cog=COG0683; ko=KO:K01999; pfam=PF13458; superfamily=53822) codes for MKLTRRDFSIGLAAGLAAPALIRSASAQGATIKIGMVLPVTGSAAEQGKFALNGAKLALEAVNKAGGVLGKQLELVTEDDQTTNPGVVLAFSKLAAQPDIVAFLGSIRSTQVHAMAPDVLKLGKPMAIGGTDPNLTHMGNKWLFRFRPNDSYSGSVIAEYGVNTLGKKKWAILHSTDAFGTAGGKALTEGLAKLGIKPVLDQGYANQSQDFTPVVLAIKQSGADVLGSYFTFENDLGIFARQLRQLGVNIPWVGSPSIVGVSSTRLAGATLYGTYGVADYAEDSSEASKAYGKAYRDAYKLAPDNQSAWTYDAINVLAKAMNTAKSTEPEKIRAAILAIKKYQGAEGEYNFDENGDGLHGYNIVKNEKGNIVFEKHIEATK; via the coding sequence ATGAAGCTGACGCGACGTGATTTTTCTATTGGTTTGGCTGCCGGGCTTGCTGCGCCTGCATTAATCCGAAGCGCCTCCGCCCAGGGTGCCACTATTAAGATTGGCATGGTCCTTCCTGTCACCGGCTCAGCCGCTGAACAGGGCAAATTCGCGCTTAACGGCGCAAAACTAGCACTAGAAGCCGTCAACAAGGCAGGTGGTGTACTCGGCAAACAACTGGAGCTCGTGACAGAAGACGATCAGACCACCAATCCAGGCGTCGTGCTCGCGTTTTCCAAGCTCGCTGCGCAGCCGGACATCGTGGCATTCCTTGGTTCGATCCGCTCGACACAGGTTCATGCCATGGCTCCCGACGTATTGAAGCTCGGCAAGCCGATGGCGATCGGAGGAACAGATCCCAACCTGACGCACATGGGCAACAAATGGCTGTTTCGCTTCCGTCCCAACGACAGCTACTCAGGCAGCGTGATTGCTGAGTACGGTGTCAACACGCTCGGCAAGAAGAAATGGGCGATCCTGCATTCCACTGACGCTTTCGGCACGGCGGGCGGCAAGGCGCTTACAGAAGGATTGGCCAAGCTCGGGATAAAGCCGGTGCTTGATCAGGGCTACGCAAACCAGAGCCAGGATTTCACGCCGGTGGTGCTCGCCATCAAGCAGTCCGGTGCTGATGTTCTCGGCAGCTACTTCACCTTCGAGAACGATCTCGGCATCTTCGCTCGCCAGTTACGCCAACTCGGCGTCAACATTCCGTGGGTGGGATCGCCATCTATTGTTGGCGTGTCGTCGACGAGACTTGCCGGCGCCACATTGTATGGAACATACGGTGTCGCCGACTATGCCGAAGACTCCAGCGAGGCGTCCAAGGCCTATGGCAAAGCCTATCGCGATGCTTACAAGCTCGCGCCGGACAACCAGAGCGCATGGACCTACGATGCCATCAACGTGCTGGCAAAGGCCATGAACACTGCGAAGTCCACCGAGCCTGAAAAGATCCGTGCGGCGATACTGGCCATCAAGAAATATCAGGGAGCGGAAGGCGAGTATAACTTCGACGAGAACGGTGATGGTCTTCACGGCTATAACATCGTGAAGAATGAGAAGGGAAATATCGTCTTCGAGAAGCACATCGAAGCTACCAAGTGA
- a CDS encoding hypothetical protein (product_source=Hypo-rule applied; cath_funfam=2.40.128.20; cleavage_site_network=SignalP-noTM; superfamily=51126) gives MTLSGLGFNLRHFRGGALAAAIFVMAPAVVHADSAPFANFAGNWSGNGTISIAEGGTERIRCRGTYTVDGSGNNLHQVLRCASDSYKFELTSDVAASGSNISGSWNEASRGINGSIQGSVANGQINALVQTNGYAATFNVVTRGNKQSVNISSKGELRGVNITLARGN, from the coding sequence ATGACTCTCTCGGGGCTAGGTTTTAATTTGCGTCATTTTCGCGGTGGGGCTCTCGCCGCTGCAATTTTTGTAATGGCTCCCGCCGTCGTCCACGCCGACTCCGCGCCGTTTGCCAATTTTGCGGGCAACTGGTCAGGCAATGGCACGATCTCCATCGCCGAAGGGGGGACCGAACGTATCCGCTGCCGCGGGACCTATACGGTGGACGGCAGCGGCAACAACCTGCATCAAGTCCTGCGTTGCGCCAGCGACAGCTACAAGTTCGAGCTGACCAGCGACGTCGCAGCCAGCGGAAGCAACATTTCCGGGTCCTGGAACGAAGCCAGCCGGGGCATCAACGGCAGCATCCAAGGCAGCGTCGCCAATGGTCAGATCAACGCCTTGGTCCAGACCAACGGTTACGCAGCCACATTCAACGTTGTGACCCGCGGCAACAAGCAGTCTGTCAACATCAGCTCGAAGGGCGAGCTGCGTGGGGTCAACATCACGCTGGCCCGCGGCAACTGA
- a CDS encoding putative RND superfamily exporter protein (product_source=COG1033; cath_funfam=1.20.1640.10; cog=COG1033; ko=KO:K07003; pfam=PF03176; superfamily=82866; transmembrane_helix_parts=Outside_1_27,TMhelix_28_50,Inside_51_235,TMhelix_236_258,Outside_259_261,TMhelix_262_284,Inside_285_328,TMhelix_329_351,Outside_352_365,TMhelix_366_388,Inside_389_419,TMhelix_420_442,Outside_443_620,TMhelix_621_640,Inside_641_641,TMhelix_642_664,Outside_665_668,TMhelix_669_691,Inside_692_711,TMhelix_712_734,Outside_735_748,TMhelix_749_771,Inside_772_786) — translation MSHGISNDPTPGTAGKFSIAFGIERIGLIPLRAPKLAAAILLALCVVAVFGIQRIKIDDSLSQLFRSDTPEYKQYEEVTKRFPSSEYDVLVVVEGKTLLERDSLEKLRDLVTDLQLIDGTRGIISLFSARQPPENGKLPAALFPETLPEGKDYDAFIAKVKSNEVIRGKLLSEDGTLALIVLALDPQIVGNKGLNTTIGEVRKAMAEDLEGTGLTSQLSGVPVMQLEIRNAVERDGLTYNIAGILAGCIIAIIFFRRISFMIVAAFPPLLAILLSIGALGWLGFSLNMFLNVMTPLIMVISFSDSMQLTFAARDRLIAGEDKYSAFRNAVLVVGPACVLTHGTAALSFIALQFSDSDLIRTFGEAGLMATLIALLAVLSLVPVFGVLLVRKENVFATKIKGADKGVEALRAFCAWIAVRMVGRPALFSLIALLVVGGLGIIYANLQPRYRLADQVPDKQQAVAASSRLDAKLTGANPIDVLIEFPKGKSLYDKETLDTIAAVHSIIEKQAGVGNVWSLETLRRWLAEKAGRSDVEILKQYVDMLPAYLVRRFISQEQDAVVVSGRVPDLDSSQILPTVEKLDRAMGAVRSAHPGYEIAVTGLSAIAARNSAAMIDKLNHGLTIEFLLVAAFIGLAFRSVVVMLVSILPGIFPVVLSGTVLWLMGEGLQFASVVALTVSFGLGLSATIHFLNRLRLEERPDLDEGKAVERATVLVGPALILTTVVLACGLVVTVFSDLPSLRLFGWLSAFSMIAALVADLFILRPTAMFLISTSRRIQAAWGAKSAK, via the coding sequence TTGTCGCACGGAATTTCAAACGATCCGACCCCCGGCACTGCCGGTAAATTCAGTATCGCATTTGGGATCGAGAGGATCGGCCTGATCCCACTCCGCGCGCCAAAGCTGGCTGCCGCCATTCTCTTGGCGCTCTGCGTCGTCGCCGTCTTCGGCATTCAGCGCATCAAGATCGACGACTCGCTCAGCCAGTTGTTTCGATCCGATACCCCCGAATACAAGCAGTACGAGGAAGTGACGAAGCGTTTCCCCTCCAGCGAATATGACGTGCTGGTGGTGGTCGAAGGCAAGACTCTGCTCGAACGGGACTCTCTTGAGAAGCTGCGCGATCTGGTCACTGACCTGCAGTTGATCGACGGTACGCGCGGCATCATCTCCTTGTTCTCTGCGCGTCAGCCGCCGGAAAACGGCAAGCTGCCTGCGGCGCTGTTCCCCGAGACATTGCCCGAGGGCAAGGACTACGACGCCTTCATCGCGAAGGTGAAATCTAACGAAGTCATCCGCGGCAAGCTGCTCTCGGAAGACGGCACGCTTGCGTTGATCGTGCTGGCGTTGGACCCGCAGATCGTCGGCAACAAGGGGCTCAACACCACCATCGGCGAAGTCCGCAAGGCGATGGCGGAGGATCTAGAAGGCACAGGTCTCACCAGCCAGCTGTCCGGTGTTCCGGTGATGCAGCTTGAGATCCGCAACGCTGTCGAGCGCGATGGTCTTACCTATAATATCGCGGGAATTCTTGCGGGCTGTATCATCGCGATCATTTTCTTCCGCCGCATCTCGTTCATGATTGTGGCGGCTTTTCCACCGTTGCTGGCGATCCTGCTTTCGATCGGTGCATTGGGCTGGCTGGGATTCAGCCTTAACATGTTCCTGAACGTGATGACCCCGCTGATCATGGTCATCAGTTTCTCTGACTCCATGCAATTGACGTTCGCAGCCCGCGATCGGCTCATTGCAGGCGAAGACAAGTATTCGGCTTTTCGAAACGCCGTCCTTGTGGTTGGCCCGGCTTGCGTGCTGACCCACGGCACTGCCGCGCTGTCCTTCATCGCGCTGCAGTTTTCCGATTCCGATCTGATCCGCACGTTCGGTGAAGCGGGACTAATGGCGACGCTCATTGCGCTGCTCGCCGTGCTGTCACTGGTGCCGGTCTTCGGTGTTCTCCTTGTGCGCAAGGAGAATGTGTTCGCCACCAAGATCAAGGGGGCCGACAAGGGGGTTGAAGCGCTTCGTGCCTTCTGTGCTTGGATCGCCGTGCGCATGGTTGGCCGGCCTGCATTGTTCAGCCTGATCGCGTTGCTGGTGGTTGGTGGCTTGGGCATTATTTATGCAAACCTTCAGCCGCGTTACCGCCTGGCCGATCAGGTGCCCGACAAACAGCAGGCGGTTGCTGCGTCGAGCCGTCTCGATGCCAAGTTGACCGGCGCCAATCCGATCGACGTGCTGATCGAGTTTCCGAAGGGTAAATCCCTGTATGACAAGGAGACGCTGGATACGATCGCGGCGGTGCATTCGATCATCGAAAAGCAGGCAGGGGTTGGTAACGTCTGGTCTCTCGAGACACTGCGGCGCTGGCTCGCTGAAAAGGCGGGGCGGTCTGACGTGGAAATCCTGAAGCAGTATGTCGACATGCTTCCGGCCTATCTGGTCAGGCGCTTCATTTCCCAGGAGCAGGATGCGGTTGTCGTTTCAGGGCGTGTGCCGGACCTCGATTCCAGCCAGATCCTGCCCACCGTCGAAAAGCTCGATAGGGCCATGGGGGCGGTTCGTTCGGCTCATCCTGGATATGAGATCGCCGTGACCGGCCTGTCGGCCATCGCGGCCCGTAACAGCGCTGCCATGATCGACAAGCTCAATCACGGTCTCACAATTGAGTTCTTGCTGGTCGCAGCCTTTATCGGGCTCGCGTTCCGCTCAGTGGTCGTCATGCTTGTGAGCATTCTGCCGGGCATTTTCCCGGTCGTACTGTCCGGCACTGTGCTTTGGCTGATGGGGGAGGGATTGCAGTTTGCCAGCGTGGTCGCGCTGACGGTCTCGTTCGGATTGGGGCTCAGTGCGACGATTCACTTCCTCAACCGCTTGCGGCTGGAGGAGCGGCCCGACCTTGACGAAGGCAAGGCAGTGGAGCGCGCCACGGTGCTGGTCGGTCCGGCGCTGATCTTGACGACGGTGGTGTTGGCTTGTGGTCTGGTGGTGACAGTCTTCTCCGACCTGCCATCGCTGCGTCTGTTTGGATGGCTCAGCGCGTTCTCAATGATCGCGGCACTGGTCGCCGATCTCTTTATCCTGAGACCAACCGCGATGTTCTTGATCAGTACCTCGCGCCGCATTCAGGCTGCTTGGGGAGCCAAATCAGCTAAATAA
- a CDS encoding UPF0176 protein (product_source=KO:K07146; cath_funfam=3.40.250.10; cog=COG1054; ko=KO:K07146; pfam=PF00581,PF17773; smart=SM00450; superfamily=52821,54975): MSYKVAAFYQFVTLPDFQALREPLRNMCVALDIKGIVLLAEEGINGTVAGREVAIDALVNQLQNGALFNGRLNNLELKFSGAAEMPFNRMKVRLKKEIVTIGDPDTDPKAKVGIYVDAADWNELVKQPDILLIDTRNQFEVEMGTFEGALDPSITRFGEFPDFASRALDPAKHKKIAMFCTGGIRCEKASSYLLSQGFEEVYHLKGGILKYLEDIPQDQSLWRGECFVFDQRVALGHGLVEREKVVGPLIEGETSEAADE, translated from the coding sequence ATGTCGTACAAGGTCGCTGCTTTTTATCAATTCGTCACCCTGCCGGATTTCCAGGCCCTGCGGGAACCCCTCCGCAATATGTGCGTGGCCCTGGACATCAAAGGTATTGTCCTGCTTGCCGAGGAAGGCATTAACGGCACGGTCGCCGGCCGCGAGGTCGCAATCGATGCGTTGGTGAACCAGCTACAGAATGGCGCCCTCTTCAACGGACGCCTGAACAATCTGGAGCTTAAATTCTCCGGCGCCGCTGAAATGCCCTTCAACAGGATGAAGGTGCGGCTGAAGAAGGAAATCGTGACCATTGGCGATCCGGACACCGATCCGAAGGCGAAAGTCGGCATCTATGTTGATGCCGCGGACTGGAATGAGCTGGTCAAACAGCCGGATATTCTTCTGATCGACACCCGCAACCAGTTCGAGGTCGAGATGGGAACGTTCGAGGGCGCACTCGACCCGAGCATTACCCGCTTCGGTGAATTCCCCGATTTCGCCAGCCGTGCACTCGACCCAGCCAAGCACAAGAAAATCGCGATGTTTTGCACCGGCGGAATTCGCTGCGAAAAAGCCAGCTCCTACCTGCTCTCGCAGGGCTTCGAGGAAGTTTATCATCTCAAAGGCGGTATCCTGAAATACCTTGAGGATATTCCGCAGGACCAAAGCCTGTGGCGCGGTGAGTGTTTCGTATTCGATCAGCGCGTAGCTCTCGGCCACGGCCTCGTCGAACGGGAGAAGGTCGTAGGCCCCCTTATCGAAGGGGAAACGAGCGAGGCCGCGGATGAGTGA
- a CDS encoding SlyX protein (product_source=KO:K03745; cath_funfam=1.20.5.110; cog=COG2900; ko=KO:K03745; pfam=PF04102; superfamily=58010) yields the protein MSEPQSLAARIDALEIRIAYQDETIEALNKTITEQWRLIDALNREMVNLRDRLHDAELKSAAGGPPEPPPPHY from the coding sequence ATGAGTGAGCCCCAGTCGCTTGCGGCACGGATCGACGCGCTGGAAATCCGCATCGCCTATCAGGATGAGACTATTGAGGCCCTGAACAAGACCATTACTGAACAGTGGCGCCTGATTGATGCGCTAAACCGGGAGATGGTCAATTTGCGCGACCGCCTCCATGACGCCGAGTTGAAATCGGCTGCCGGGGGGCCGCCCGAACCGCCACCCCCGCATTATTGA